From a single Sander vitreus isolate 19-12246 chromosome 2, sanVit1, whole genome shotgun sequence genomic region:
- the arhgap19 gene encoding rho GTPase-activating protein 19 isoform X2 codes for MAAGKDVDENKQNRRGAVCNMVMNHEESPGGARAGRPQVLFSPDFFVEKLRHESPDVFLELVLSNITRLIDLPGTEFAQLLGEEGPKTPTGGNGGFFRSFNFLKRKDKGIVFGTTLTESCIAQIYQLIEYLSKNLHVEGLFRVPGNSVRQQTLKELLNSGAEVDLESGDFHPNDVATLLKTFLGELPEPLLTHRHFHAHLKIADMTLFDEHGNKTALPNKERQIEALQLLFLLLPQANRSLLKLLLDLLYHTAKQQDKNKMSAFNLALMFAPHVLWPRHMTASDLKDNLKKLNNSMAFLIKHSQKLFRAPVYLREYAKVHFTGSKALQTKDELELLAASSSPAQRTVLPLKRTAVQGPSSQEQFQSPAQQYTEEALKELFRHVNHNMPDSAKKKKLVRQLVKQTSNPSETPTKEQHLLLPAPSKKHPRSRSFGGLIKRKARGEQLTAERRLKHISPDIVTKTERKPGKENAMWQGVNSPLNGPVLGKAGLVVKNPDLTFKKDKALKVSKQDSPPVTRICFSPAQEISL; via the exons ATGGCTGCGGGTAAAGATGtcgatgaaaacaaacaaaatagaaG AGGTGCAGTGTGCAATATGGTGATGAATCATGAGGAATCACCAGGGGGGGCCCGTGCTGGCCGACCACAAGTCCTCTTCAGCCCGGACttttttgtggagaaactccGCCATGAGAGCCCTGATGTTTTCCTGGAGCTGGTCCTTAGTAACATTACTCGCCTTATTGATCTACCCGGGACAGAGTTTGCACAGCTCCTTGGTGAGGAGGGCCCTAAGACCCCAACAGGTGGAAATGGAGGCTTCTTTCGCTCTTTCAACTTCCTCAAAcgcaaag ATAAAGGCATTGTGTTTGGAACCACGCTGACAGAGAGCTGCATTGCCCAGATCTACCAGCTCATTGAGTACCTCAGCAAAA ATCTGCACGTAGAGGGTCTGTTTCGGGTGCCGGGGAACAGTGTTCGCCAGCAGACCCTGAAAGAGCTCCTCAACAGCGGGGCCGAAGTCGACCTGGAGTCTGGGGACTTTCACCCCAATGACGTGGCCACGCTGCTCAAGACTTTCCTGGGAGAGCTGCCCGAGCCcctgctcacacacagacacttccACGCACACCTCAAGATAGCTG ATATGACTCTGTTTGACGAACACGGCAACAAGACTGCGTTACCCAACAAGGAGCGTCAGATAGAGGCCCTCCAGCTCCTCTTCCTGCTGTTACCCCAGGCCAACCGCTCACTGCTGAAACTCCTGCTGGACCTGCTCTACCACACTGCCAAGCAGCAGGACAAGAACAAGATGTCCGCCTTTAACCTGGCCCTCATGTTTGCCCCGCATGTCCTTTGGCCCAGACAT ATGACAGCCAGTGACCTGAAAGACAATCTGAAGAAACTGAACAACAGCATGGCCTTCCTCATCAAACACTCGCAGAAACTCTTCAGG GCTCCAGTCTACCTGCGGGAATATGCCAAAGTGCACTTCACTGGCTCCAAGGCTCTGCAGACCAAG GATGAGCTGGAGCTGCTGGCGGCGAGCAGCTCTCCTGCTCAGCGGACAGTGTTGCCCCTGAAGAGGACGGCCGTTCAGGGCCCCAGCTCTCAGGAGCAGTTCCAGTCACCAGCTCAACAATACACAGAAGAGGCTCTGAAGGAGCTCTTCAGACACGTCAACCACAACATGCCAGACTCCGCCAAGAAGAAGAAACTCGTCCGACAG TTAGTCAAGCAGACATCCAATCCATCAGAGACGCCTACTAAAGAGCAGCACCTGCTCCTCCCAGCTCCCAGCAAGAAACATCCGCGTTCCCGCTCCTTCGGTGGCCTCATCAAG CGCAAAGCTCGTGGTGAGCAGCTGACAGCGGAAAGGCGGCTCAAACACATCTCCCCTGATATTGTCAccaagacagaaagaaaacctGGTAAAGAGAACGCCATGTGGCAAGGG GTGAACAGCCCATTGAATGGTCCTGTGTTGGGGAAGGCGGGGCTGGTAGTGAAAAACCCAGACTTGACGTTCAAGAAGGACAAAGCGCTAAAGGTTTCCAAG CAGGACTCTCCGCCTGTGACCAGGATCTGTTTCTCTCCTGCTCAGGAGATCTCACTGTGA
- the arhgap19 gene encoding rho GTPase-activating protein 19 isoform X1: MAAGKDVDENKQNRSRGAVCNMVMNHEESPGGARAGRPQVLFSPDFFVEKLRHESPDVFLELVLSNITRLIDLPGTEFAQLLGEEGPKTPTGGNGGFFRSFNFLKRKDKGIVFGTTLTESCIAQIYQLIEYLSKNLHVEGLFRVPGNSVRQQTLKELLNSGAEVDLESGDFHPNDVATLLKTFLGELPEPLLTHRHFHAHLKIADMTLFDEHGNKTALPNKERQIEALQLLFLLLPQANRSLLKLLLDLLYHTAKQQDKNKMSAFNLALMFAPHVLWPRHMTASDLKDNLKKLNNSMAFLIKHSQKLFRAPVYLREYAKVHFTGSKALQTKDELELLAASSSPAQRTVLPLKRTAVQGPSSQEQFQSPAQQYTEEALKELFRHVNHNMPDSAKKKKLVRQLVKQTSNPSETPTKEQHLLLPAPSKKHPRSRSFGGLIKRKARGEQLTAERRLKHISPDIVTKTERKPGKENAMWQGVNSPLNGPVLGKAGLVVKNPDLTFKKDKALKVSKQDSPPVTRICFSPAQEISL; this comes from the exons ATGGCTGCGGGTAAAGATGtcgatgaaaacaaacaaaatagaaG CAGAGGTGCAGTGTGCAATATGGTGATGAATCATGAGGAATCACCAGGGGGGGCCCGTGCTGGCCGACCACAAGTCCTCTTCAGCCCGGACttttttgtggagaaactccGCCATGAGAGCCCTGATGTTTTCCTGGAGCTGGTCCTTAGTAACATTACTCGCCTTATTGATCTACCCGGGACAGAGTTTGCACAGCTCCTTGGTGAGGAGGGCCCTAAGACCCCAACAGGTGGAAATGGAGGCTTCTTTCGCTCTTTCAACTTCCTCAAAcgcaaag ATAAAGGCATTGTGTTTGGAACCACGCTGACAGAGAGCTGCATTGCCCAGATCTACCAGCTCATTGAGTACCTCAGCAAAA ATCTGCACGTAGAGGGTCTGTTTCGGGTGCCGGGGAACAGTGTTCGCCAGCAGACCCTGAAAGAGCTCCTCAACAGCGGGGCCGAAGTCGACCTGGAGTCTGGGGACTTTCACCCCAATGACGTGGCCACGCTGCTCAAGACTTTCCTGGGAGAGCTGCCCGAGCCcctgctcacacacagacacttccACGCACACCTCAAGATAGCTG ATATGACTCTGTTTGACGAACACGGCAACAAGACTGCGTTACCCAACAAGGAGCGTCAGATAGAGGCCCTCCAGCTCCTCTTCCTGCTGTTACCCCAGGCCAACCGCTCACTGCTGAAACTCCTGCTGGACCTGCTCTACCACACTGCCAAGCAGCAGGACAAGAACAAGATGTCCGCCTTTAACCTGGCCCTCATGTTTGCCCCGCATGTCCTTTGGCCCAGACAT ATGACAGCCAGTGACCTGAAAGACAATCTGAAGAAACTGAACAACAGCATGGCCTTCCTCATCAAACACTCGCAGAAACTCTTCAGG GCTCCAGTCTACCTGCGGGAATATGCCAAAGTGCACTTCACTGGCTCCAAGGCTCTGCAGACCAAG GATGAGCTGGAGCTGCTGGCGGCGAGCAGCTCTCCTGCTCAGCGGACAGTGTTGCCCCTGAAGAGGACGGCCGTTCAGGGCCCCAGCTCTCAGGAGCAGTTCCAGTCACCAGCTCAACAATACACAGAAGAGGCTCTGAAGGAGCTCTTCAGACACGTCAACCACAACATGCCAGACTCCGCCAAGAAGAAGAAACTCGTCCGACAG TTAGTCAAGCAGACATCCAATCCATCAGAGACGCCTACTAAAGAGCAGCACCTGCTCCTCCCAGCTCCCAGCAAGAAACATCCGCGTTCCCGCTCCTTCGGTGGCCTCATCAAG CGCAAAGCTCGTGGTGAGCAGCTGACAGCGGAAAGGCGGCTCAAACACATCTCCCCTGATATTGTCAccaagacagaaagaaaacctGGTAAAGAGAACGCCATGTGGCAAGGG GTGAACAGCCCATTGAATGGTCCTGTGTTGGGGAAGGCGGGGCTGGTAGTGAAAAACCCAGACTTGACGTTCAAGAAGGACAAAGCGCTAAAGGTTTCCAAG CAGGACTCTCCGCCTGTGACCAGGATCTGTTTCTCTCCTGCTCAGGAGATCTCACTGTGA
- the arhgap19 gene encoding rho GTPase-activating protein 19 isoform X3, with amino-acid sequence MAAGKDVDENKQNRSRGAVCNMVMNHEESPGGARAGRPQVLFSPDFFVEKLRHESPDVFLELVLSNITRLIDLPGTEFAQLLGEEGPKTPTGGNGGFFRSFNFLKRKDKGIVFGTTLTESCIAQIYQLIEYLSKNLHVEGLFRVPGNSVRQQTLKELLNSGAEVDLESGDFHPNDVATLLKTFLGELPEPLLTHRHFHAHLKIADMTLFDEHGNKTALPNKERQIEALQLLFLLLPQANRSLLKLLLDLLYHTAKQQDKNKMSAFNLALMFAPHVLWPRHMTASDLKDNLKKLNNSMAFLIKHSQKLFRAPVYLREYAKVHFTGSKALQTKDELELLAASSSPAQRTVLPLKRTAVQGPSSQEQFQSPAQQYTEEALKELFRHVNHNMPDSAKKKKLVRQLVKQTSNPSETPTKEQHLLLPAPSKKHPRSRSFGGLIKRKARGEQLTAERRLKHISPDIVTKTERKPGKENAMWQGVNSPLNGPVLGKAGLVVKNPDLTFKKDKALKVSKDSPPVTRICFSPAQEISL; translated from the exons ATGGCTGCGGGTAAAGATGtcgatgaaaacaaacaaaatagaaG CAGAGGTGCAGTGTGCAATATGGTGATGAATCATGAGGAATCACCAGGGGGGGCCCGTGCTGGCCGACCACAAGTCCTCTTCAGCCCGGACttttttgtggagaaactccGCCATGAGAGCCCTGATGTTTTCCTGGAGCTGGTCCTTAGTAACATTACTCGCCTTATTGATCTACCCGGGACAGAGTTTGCACAGCTCCTTGGTGAGGAGGGCCCTAAGACCCCAACAGGTGGAAATGGAGGCTTCTTTCGCTCTTTCAACTTCCTCAAAcgcaaag ATAAAGGCATTGTGTTTGGAACCACGCTGACAGAGAGCTGCATTGCCCAGATCTACCAGCTCATTGAGTACCTCAGCAAAA ATCTGCACGTAGAGGGTCTGTTTCGGGTGCCGGGGAACAGTGTTCGCCAGCAGACCCTGAAAGAGCTCCTCAACAGCGGGGCCGAAGTCGACCTGGAGTCTGGGGACTTTCACCCCAATGACGTGGCCACGCTGCTCAAGACTTTCCTGGGAGAGCTGCCCGAGCCcctgctcacacacagacacttccACGCACACCTCAAGATAGCTG ATATGACTCTGTTTGACGAACACGGCAACAAGACTGCGTTACCCAACAAGGAGCGTCAGATAGAGGCCCTCCAGCTCCTCTTCCTGCTGTTACCCCAGGCCAACCGCTCACTGCTGAAACTCCTGCTGGACCTGCTCTACCACACTGCCAAGCAGCAGGACAAGAACAAGATGTCCGCCTTTAACCTGGCCCTCATGTTTGCCCCGCATGTCCTTTGGCCCAGACAT ATGACAGCCAGTGACCTGAAAGACAATCTGAAGAAACTGAACAACAGCATGGCCTTCCTCATCAAACACTCGCAGAAACTCTTCAGG GCTCCAGTCTACCTGCGGGAATATGCCAAAGTGCACTTCACTGGCTCCAAGGCTCTGCAGACCAAG GATGAGCTGGAGCTGCTGGCGGCGAGCAGCTCTCCTGCTCAGCGGACAGTGTTGCCCCTGAAGAGGACGGCCGTTCAGGGCCCCAGCTCTCAGGAGCAGTTCCAGTCACCAGCTCAACAATACACAGAAGAGGCTCTGAAGGAGCTCTTCAGACACGTCAACCACAACATGCCAGACTCCGCCAAGAAGAAGAAACTCGTCCGACAG TTAGTCAAGCAGACATCCAATCCATCAGAGACGCCTACTAAAGAGCAGCACCTGCTCCTCCCAGCTCCCAGCAAGAAACATCCGCGTTCCCGCTCCTTCGGTGGCCTCATCAAG CGCAAAGCTCGTGGTGAGCAGCTGACAGCGGAAAGGCGGCTCAAACACATCTCCCCTGATATTGTCAccaagacagaaagaaaacctGGTAAAGAGAACGCCATGTGGCAAGGG GTGAACAGCCCATTGAATGGTCCTGTGTTGGGGAAGGCGGGGCTGGTAGTGAAAAACCCAGACTTGACGTTCAAGAAGGACAAAGCGCTAAAGGTTTCCAAG GACTCTCCGCCTGTGACCAGGATCTGTTTCTCTCCTGCTCAGGAGATCTCACTGTGA